One stretch of Pomacea canaliculata isolate SZHN2017 linkage group LG11, ASM307304v1, whole genome shotgun sequence DNA includes these proteins:
- the LOC112576247 gene encoding complement C1q tumor necrosis factor-related protein 4-like, which produces MALLILLVHVCLLMSSSFARSLVQSKVRITARADDAAPLQDVVEQQARTIQALQAKLAGMEARLQSAESRLQKQVAFTVHFSQHSVSVGLHSTLVFDTVVTNIGNAYDSRSGLFTSPYDGVYVFFLTAMSENSHGVIQLALRKGDTELAVTWGDGQNDPNDQETAHVLVPLKAGDRVWVSHKDGDTELYGGPWSTFSGWLVHADL; this is translated from the exons ATGGCGTTGCTGATTCTCTTAGTACACGTGTGCCTGTTGATGTCAAGCTCATTTGCGAGGTCGCTGGTACAGAGCAAAGTGAGGATAACAGCGAGAGCCGATGACGCTGCCCCCTTGCAGGATGTAGTAGAGCAGCAGGCCAGGACGATACAGGCGCTACAAGCCAAGCTGGCTGGGATGGAAGCTAGACTGCAGTCTGCAGAAAGCAGATTACAAAAACAAG TGGCCTTTACCGTGCATTTTTCTCAACATTCTGTGAGTGTTGGGTTACACTCTACCTTGGTCTTCGACACAGTCGTCACCAACATTGGCAACGCCTACGACTCAAGAAGTGGCTTATTTACCTCCCCTTACGACGGGGTTTATGTCTTCTTCCTCACTGCCATGTCTGAAAACTCACACG GGGTCATCCAGCTGGCTTTACGCAAAGGAGACACTGAACTGGCCGTCACATGGGGGGACGGGCAAAACGACCCTAATGACCAGGAGACCGCCCACGTTCTTGTCCCTCTGAAGGCCGGAGACCGGGTATGGGTCAGTCACAAGGACGGGGACACGGAGCTCTACGGTGGACCATGGTCAACTTTCTCGGGCTGGTTAGTTCAcgctgacctttaa